CGCCGCCCCTTGGCAGCAGCTTGGGAGTGGTTCGCACCGCCTCCTGCAGCTCGGCCGGGTTGGTCGGGCACAGGGCAGGTTCACTCACGTGAGATCACCCCCGCTCGCTCGAGCGGGTGGGGTCCGGAATGCCTGGGGGCCGGGGCCTCGTCGCCGGGGAACATCTTGCCCCGGTTGGCGAGCTCGTGGGGGTCTACGGAGAGGCGGATGCGCCGCATGCACTCGAGGTCGTCCTGGCTGAACATGGTGGGCATGTAGGCCCTTTTCTCCATGCCCACCCCGTGCTCGCCGGTGATGGAGCCGCCCAGCCCCACGCACAGCCTGAGGATCTCCCCGGCCAGCGCCTCGGCCCGCTCGAGCTGCCCCTCCACCTTGCCGTCGTAGAGGATGAGGGGGTGGAGGTTGCCGTCGCCGGCGTGGAAGACGTTGGCTACCCGCAGCCCGTACCTCTCCGAAAGCCCTTCGATCGCCCCCAGGGCCTCCCCCAGCTTGCTGCGGGGCACCACCCCGTCTTGCACCAGGTAGTCCGGGGAGAGGCGGCCCACCGCCGAGAAGGCGGCCTTGCGGCCCTTCCAGATCTTCGCCCGCTCGTCGGCGTCCCGCGCCACCCGCACCTCGTAGGCCCCGGAGGCGGCGATGACGGCCTCCAGGTGCTTTGCTTCGGCCTCGACCTGGGGGGCCTCGCCCTCGAGCTCCACGATCAAGAGGGCCCGCGCGTCCATGGGGTAACCCGCCCGCACCGCGGCCTCAGCAGCCTCGATGGCCAGGTGGTCCATGATCTCCATCGCCCCCGGCAAGAGGCCGCTGGCCACCACCGCGGCCACCGCGTTTCCGGCCCGCTCGAGGCTGTCGTAGGCCGCCAGGACGGTGTGGTACTTCTCCGGCTTGGGCAGCAGGCGCAGGGTAATCTCCACCGCGATACCCAACAGTCCCTCCGAGCCCACGAAGAGCCCCAGCCAGTCGGGGCCGACCGATTCCAAGCTCTCCCCGCCCAGCTCCACCACCTCGGCATCGGGCAGCACCACCTTGGCCGCGAGCACGTGGTTGGAGGTCATGCCGTACTTCAAGCAGTGCGCCCCGCCGGAGTTGAAGGCCAGGTTGCCGCCGATGGTGCTCACGGGCTGGCTGGAGGGGTCGGGGGCGTAGTAGAGCCCGTAGGGTTCGGCGGCTCGGCTCACGTCCAGGTTGATGAAGCCGGGCTGCACCACCGCGAGGCGCTCTTTGGGCTCGAGCCTGAGCAGCCGGTTCATGCGGTTGAGCCCGATCACCAGACCGCCCTCGATGGGCAGCGATCCACCCGAGAGGCTGGTGCCCGAACCCCGGGCCACGAAGGGGACCTGGTGTCGGGCGCACCAGGCCACCGTCTGTACCACCTCGTCGGTGGTCTCGGGCAGCACCACCGCCAGGGGGCGGGCCCGGAAGGCGGTAAGGGCGTCCGACTCGTAGGGCACGAGCTGACCGGGCTGCACCAGCAGCCGTTCGGGCGGGTAGATGCGCCCCAACTCGCTCAAAGCGGGATTCATAGGGTTCTCCTGCGCAAGACCCACGCGGTCTTGTGTTCTAAGCTTAGCGCAAGACGCGGGGCGCTCCTGCGGGGGCCTTCAGGGCAAGCGCTCGTAGGCGGGCAGGGTCAGGAACTCGCGGAACTCGGGTTGCAGCACCAGCTCGTCGAGCAATTGGGCGGCGGCCTCGAGGTTCTTGAGCCCGCTCAGTTTGGCCATCTCCTCGGCTTTGAGCTTTTCGTAGAGCTCGCGGGTGAAGGGACGGCCGTCCTCGAGCGTGGCCCCCTTGCGCAGCCACTGCCAGAGCTGGGCGCGGGAGATCTCGGCGGTGGCGGCGTCTTCCATCAGGTTGAAGATGGCCACCGCGCCCGAGCCGCCGAGCCAGGCGGCCATGTACTGCAACCCTACGCTGATGTTGTTGCGCACCCCGGCCTCGGTCACCTTGCCCTCGGGCACCCGGAAATCGATGAGCTGCTCGGGGCGGATCTTGCCCTCGAGGTCCTCGCGCAGGCGGTCTTTCTGGTGGGGCTTCTCGCCCAGCACCTTGTCGAAGACGCCCATGGCCACCGGCACCAGGTCGGGGTGGGCCACCCAGGTGCCGTCGAAGCCGTCGCCGGACTCGCGCTCTTTGTCCTTGGTCACGGCGGCGATGGCCCGCTCATTGACCTCGGGGTCCTTGCGGCTGGGGATGAAGGCGGCCATACCCCCGATGGCGTGGGCGCCGCGCTTGTGGCAGGTGCGCACCAGCAGCTCGGTGTAGGCCCGCATGAAGGGCACGGTCATGGTGATCTGGGCCCGGTCGGGGAAGATCACCCCGCCGTCCGCGGCGGCGAATTTCTTGATGCAACTGAAGATATAGTCCCATCTTCCCGCGTTGAGCCCGGCGGCGTGGTCCTTCAGCTCGTAGAGGATCTCCTCCATCTCGAAGGCCGCCAGGATGGTCTCGATGAGCACGGTGGCGCGGATGGTGCCGCGCGGGAGGCCCAGGTAGTCCTGGGCGAAGTTGAACACGTCGTTCCAGAGGCGGGCCTCGAGGTGGCTCTCCAGCTTGGGCAGGTAGAAGTAGGGGCCCGAGCCGCGCTCGAGCAGCTCGCGGGCGTTGTGGAAGAAGTACAGCCCGAAGTCGAAGAGCGAGCCCGAAACCGGCTCGCCGTCCACCAGCACGTGGCGCTCGCTGAGGTGCCAGCCCCTGGGCCGCACCACCAAGGTGGCGGTCTTCTCGGCCAGGCGGTACTCCTTGCCCTCCGGCGAGGTGAAGCGGATGGTGCGGCGCACCGCGTCCATGAGGTTTTTCTGCCCCTGCACGATGTTCTCCCAGGTGGGGGAGAGGGCGTCCTCGCAGTCGGCCATGAAGACCTTGGCCCCGGAGTTGAGCGCGTTGATCATCATCTTGCGCTCGACGGGCCCGGTGATCTCCACCCGCCGGTCGTCGAGGTCGGGGGGAGCCGGGGCCACCTTCCATTCGCCCTCGCGGATGAAGCGGGTGTGCTCGAGGAAGCCCGGTTTCTCGCCCGCTGCGATCCGCTGGGCCACCTCGGCCCGGCGCTGCAACAGTCCCTTGCGCACCGCGCCGAACTCGCGCTGTAGTCCGGCCACAAAAGCCAGAGCCTGGGGGGTCAGAATCTCCTTCAGCGCCGGGACTTCCGGGCCCCGGATTTCGATGCTTTTCATGCTCACCTCTCTGTCGTAAGGGTATGGAAGGTGGTGTAGCCTTGTCAATGTGGTGTAGCAAAGGGCTCGTACACCGCGCCCGCCTTTGCGCAAAAGACCTCTCCGGTATGGAGAGGTCTTGAGGGCTCGAGGCTCGTTGTACGCCGTACGCTAACTTAGCCCAGCCGGGCCTGAAGATACTCCCGTTCTCCCATCACGATCTGCCGGGCTAGTTCGGGATCTTTGGGGAACTCCTTGCCCCGGTTGATCAAGTAGGTTTCGTAGCGACCGATCTCGAAACGCTCGATCACCGAACGCACGGCTTTCCCGAGGTCGAAGGGCTTGCAGGAGAAGATATCCACACTGATGAACCTCTTGTCGGGAAAGGTGTGAATGGCGAGGTGGCTTTCGGCGATGATCACTACCCCGGTGACGCCCTCGGCCTGACCGGGCTTGCCCCCGTAGCGATAGATAAAAGGCGGCAGCACCTTGGTCATCTCCATCTCCACCGGGAGCTCGTCCAAAACACGTCGGACGAGCTCGGCATCGGCTAGTTTTTCGGGGTTGGCGTTGTAGCCATCAATCATCAGATGAGGGCCAAAGCCAAAGAGTTCCAACGCATGATCCTCCAAGGGGTTGTCCCTGGGTTGGCCGTGCTTCGCCCGGCATTACCCCCCAGATGCCACGCCCCAATTATGGGGAGGGGGGGTAGGGGTGTCAAGACTTTGGCGCCCTGCGGCAACCGGTTTTTCGAGCGATTTTAGGGGGTGGGGCGCTCGAGCGCCGG
The genomic region above belongs to Meiothermus sp. Pnk-1 and contains:
- a CDS encoding FAD-linked oxidase C-terminal domain-containing protein, producing MNPALSELGRIYPPERLLVQPGQLVPYESDALTAFRARPLAVVLPETTDEVVQTVAWCARHQVPFVARGSGTSLSGGSLPIEGGLVIGLNRMNRLLRLEPKERLAVVQPGFINLDVSRAAEPYGLYYAPDPSSQPVSTIGGNLAFNSGGAHCLKYGMTSNHVLAAKVVLPDAEVVELGGESLESVGPDWLGLFVGSEGLLGIAVEITLRLLPKPEKYHTVLAAYDSLERAGNAVAAVVASGLLPGAMEIMDHLAIEAAEAAVRAGYPMDARALLIVELEGEAPQVEAEAKHLEAVIAASGAYEVRVARDADERAKIWKGRKAAFSAVGRLSPDYLVQDGVVPRSKLGEALGAIEGLSERYGLRVANVFHAGDGNLHPLILYDGKVEGQLERAEALAGEILRLCVGLGGSITGEHGVGMEKRAYMPTMFSQDDLECMRRIRLSVDPHELANRGKMFPGDEAPAPRHSGPHPLERAGVISRE
- the aceB gene encoding malate synthase A, translating into MKSIEIRGPEVPALKEILTPQALAFVAGLQREFGAVRKGLLQRRAEVAQRIAAGEKPGFLEHTRFIREGEWKVAPAPPDLDDRRVEITGPVERKMMINALNSGAKVFMADCEDALSPTWENIVQGQKNLMDAVRRTIRFTSPEGKEYRLAEKTATLVVRPRGWHLSERHVLVDGEPVSGSLFDFGLYFFHNARELLERGSGPYFYLPKLESHLEARLWNDVFNFAQDYLGLPRGTIRATVLIETILAAFEMEEILYELKDHAAGLNAGRWDYIFSCIKKFAAADGGVIFPDRAQITMTVPFMRAYTELLVRTCHKRGAHAIGGMAAFIPSRKDPEVNERAIAAVTKDKERESGDGFDGTWVAHPDLVPVAMGVFDKVLGEKPHQKDRLREDLEGKIRPEQLIDFRVPEGKVTEAGVRNNISVGLQYMAAWLGGSGAVAIFNLMEDAATAEISRAQLWQWLRKGATLEDGRPFTRELYEKLKAEEMAKLSGLKNLEAAAQLLDELVLQPEFREFLTLPAYERLP
- the speD gene encoding S-adenosylmethionine decarboxylase, which produces MELFGFGPHLMIDGYNANPEKLADAELVRRVLDELPVEMEMTKVLPPFIYRYGGKPGQAEGVTGVVIIAESHLAIHTFPDKRFISVDIFSCKPFDLGKAVRSVIERFEIGRYETYLINRGKEFPKDPELARQIVMGEREYLQARLG